A single region of the Nocardioides aurantiacus genome encodes:
- a CDS encoding metallopeptidase TldD-related protein has product MTVRPQQLVEHALETSTSDACVVIVEDSTSANLRWANNTLTTNGVMRSTDVTVVAFAGGGNASVSGTAATTAQVAALVEAADRAAALAGEAEDRAELVAGAAAADFDDAPAETSIAVFDEVAGQLGEEFRRAEAEQRILYGFVFHEMTTTYVGSSTGLRLRHVQPTGHYGCTGKDAALTASAWVGGATRDFSDVSATRMAEDLATRLGWASRRLDLPAGRYDTVLPPTAVADLMIDAYWSAGARTAVDGQSVFSRPGGGARFGEQVVSPGVRLASDPTYAGLECAPFALAGASSDRTSVYDNGLALAPTAWLDDGRLTALQQTRRTAAETGQPATPPIDNLVLEVDGSTGSDLDLAAGMDDGLLLTCLWYIREVDPQTMLLTGLTRDGVYKVEGGEIVGAVNNFRWNESPVDLLRRFSHAGTTVPAFSREWGEDMFSRTAMPALRVPDFNMSSVSQAL; this is encoded by the coding sequence ATGACCGTCCGACCCCAGCAGCTCGTCGAGCACGCGCTCGAGACCAGCACCAGCGACGCCTGCGTGGTGATCGTCGAGGACTCCACCAGCGCCAACCTGCGGTGGGCCAACAACACGCTCACCACCAACGGGGTGATGCGCTCGACCGACGTCACCGTGGTCGCCTTCGCCGGTGGCGGCAACGCCTCGGTCAGCGGCACCGCCGCGACGACCGCCCAGGTCGCCGCGCTCGTCGAGGCCGCCGACCGCGCCGCCGCCCTCGCCGGCGAGGCCGAGGACCGCGCCGAGCTGGTGGCCGGCGCGGCCGCGGCCGACTTCGACGACGCCCCGGCCGAGACCTCGATCGCGGTCTTCGACGAGGTGGCGGGCCAGCTCGGCGAGGAGTTCCGACGGGCCGAGGCCGAGCAGCGCATCCTCTACGGCTTCGTCTTCCACGAGATGACCACGACCTACGTCGGGTCCTCCACCGGGCTGCGGCTGCGTCACGTGCAGCCCACCGGTCACTACGGCTGCACCGGCAAGGACGCCGCCCTCACCGCCAGCGCCTGGGTGGGCGGCGCCACCCGCGACTTCAGCGACGTCTCGGCCACCCGCATGGCCGAGGACCTCGCCACCCGGCTCGGCTGGGCGTCGCGTCGGCTCGACCTGCCCGCCGGCCGCTACGACACCGTGCTGCCGCCGACGGCGGTGGCCGACCTGATGATCGACGCCTACTGGAGCGCCGGGGCCCGCACCGCGGTCGACGGCCAGAGCGTGTTCTCCCGACCGGGCGGCGGCGCGCGCTTCGGCGAGCAGGTCGTGTCCCCCGGCGTGCGCCTCGCCTCCGACCCGACGTACGCTGGCCTCGAGTGCGCGCCGTTCGCGCTGGCCGGGGCGTCGTCGGACCGCACCAGCGTCTACGACAACGGTCTAGCGCTGGCCCCGACGGCGTGGCTCGACGACGGCCGGCTGACCGCGCTGCAGCAGACCCGTCGCACCGCGGCCGAGACCGGGCAGCCGGCCACCCCGCCGATCGACAACCTGGTGCTGGAGGTCGACGGCAGCACCGGCTCCGACCTCGACCTGGCCGCCGGGATGGACGACGGGCTGCTGCTGACCTGCCTGTGGTACATCCGCGAGGTCGACCCGCAGACGATGCTGCTCACCGGGCTGACCCGCGACGGCGTCTACAAGGTCGAGGGCGGCGAGATCGTCGGCGCGGTCAACAACTTCCGCTGGAACGAGAGCCCGGTCGACCTGCTGCGCCGGTTCAGCCACGCGGGCACCACCGTGCCGGCGTTCTCCCGGGAGTGGGGCGAGGACATGTTCTCCCGCACCGCGATGCCGGCGCTGCGGGTGCCCGACTTCAACATGAGCTCGGTCAGCCAGGCGCTCTGA
- a CDS encoding DUF3817 domain-containing protein translates to MTPRRTFRTLALAEAVTWTLLLAGMVLKYVLDVTELGVRIGGGLHGFVFLAYCVTTVLVGVDARWSLGRVALGLAAAFVPYATVPFERHVDGTLAPRWRLRTQPWHGRVERVAAAALRAPVVAGVVVLVGLVLVFGGLLAVGPPTQWVG, encoded by the coding sequence ATGACGCCCCGCCGCACCTTCCGCACCCTGGCCCTGGCCGAGGCGGTGACCTGGACCCTGCTGCTGGCGGGGATGGTGCTCAAGTACGTCCTCGACGTCACCGAGCTGGGGGTGAGGATCGGGGGCGGGCTGCACGGGTTCGTCTTCCTGGCCTACTGCGTCACCACCGTCCTGGTCGGCGTCGACGCCCGCTGGTCGCTCGGCCGGGTCGCGCTGGGCCTGGCTGCGGCGTTCGTGCCCTACGCCACGGTGCCGTTCGAGCGCCACGTCGACGGCACGCTGGCACCGCGGTGGCGGCTGCGGACGCAACCGTGGCACGGGCGGGTCGAGCGGGTGGCCGCAGCCGCGCTGCGGGCGCCGGTGGTGGCGGGCGTGGTCGTGCTCGTCGGGCTCGTGCTGGTCTTCGGCGGCCTGCTGGCCGTCGGTCCGCCGACGCAGTGGGTCGGCTGA
- a CDS encoding serine hydrolase domain-containing protein yields MTRAEAAGPDVRTGHFQAVLDRYQAERRLPTVVAAVLGGSEEPWTAWTGAAGDGASVDRQYRIGSITKTLTAVLVVRAHEAGLLSLDDPLGRFVPESGAYADRSLRALLSHTAGMQSEPAGPWWERSPGGTAEQLLAANDGSAAVFAPGEHHHYSNLGYGLLGEVLVRVHDRLWWALVEEQVLVPLGMRRTSYAPEADAAPGLSVHHLAGTLTPEPAHDTGAMAPAGQAWSTLADLSRLGRFLVEGHPDVLAADTLRAMRQPVPPASDYGLGVRTFPYAGGVLAGHTGSMPGFQAVLLVDPVHRTGVAALTNATTGFSGPELARALLGDHTPGPVAPWRPAERVPRWAAELLGTWYWGNSAYEVRWHDERLEWRDLARGLALAEQFEQHDDRVVGTAGYHHGETLHVVRREDGTPDHLACATFVYTRTPYPDGP; encoded by the coding sequence GTGACGCGCGCGGAGGCGGCCGGTCCGGACGTCCGGACCGGCCACTTCCAGGCGGTGCTCGACCGCTACCAGGCCGAGCGCCGGCTGCCCACCGTGGTGGCTGCGGTGCTGGGCGGCTCCGAGGAGCCCTGGACCGCGTGGACCGGCGCTGCCGGTGACGGCGCGTCGGTCGACCGGCAGTACCGCATCGGGTCGATCACCAAGACCCTCACGGCCGTGCTCGTGGTGCGGGCGCACGAGGCCGGGCTGCTCTCGCTCGACGACCCGCTGGGCCGGTTCGTGCCCGAGTCCGGGGCGTACGCCGACCGGTCGCTGCGTGCGCTGCTCTCGCACACCGCCGGGATGCAGAGCGAGCCTGCCGGCCCGTGGTGGGAGCGGTCGCCGGGTGGCACCGCCGAGCAGCTGCTCGCGGCCAACGACGGCAGCGCGGCGGTGTTCGCTCCCGGTGAGCACCACCACTACTCCAACCTGGGCTACGGGTTGCTCGGGGAGGTGCTCGTCCGGGTGCACGACCGCCTCTGGTGGGCGCTCGTCGAGGAGCAGGTCCTCGTGCCGTTGGGGATGCGGCGCACGTCGTACGCCCCCGAGGCGGACGCCGCGCCCGGGCTCTCGGTGCACCACCTCGCCGGCACGCTGACCCCCGAGCCCGCGCACGACACCGGGGCGATGGCCCCGGCCGGCCAGGCCTGGAGCACGTTGGCCGACCTCTCCCGCCTCGGCCGGTTCCTCGTCGAGGGTCACCCCGACGTGCTCGCCGCCGACACCCTGCGTGCCATGCGGCAGCCGGTGCCGCCGGCCAGCGACTACGGCCTGGGCGTGCGCACCTTCCCCTACGCCGGGGGAGTGCTGGCGGGCCACACCGGCTCGATGCCGGGGTTCCAGGCGGTGCTGCTCGTCGACCCGGTGCACCGCACCGGTGTCGCAGCGCTGACCAACGCCACCACCGGGTTCTCCGGTCCCGAGCTGGCCCGGGCGCTGCTCGGCGACCACACCCCGGGACCCGTCGCACCCTGGCGGCCCGCCGAGCGGGTGCCGCGCTGGGCCGCCGAGCTGCTCGGCACCTGGTACTGGGGCAACTCCGCCTACGAGGTGCGCTGGCACGACGAGCGGCTGGAGTGGCGCGACCTGGCCCGCGGCCTGGCGCTCGCCGAGCAGTTCGAGCAGCACGACGACCGGGTGGTGGGGACGGCCGGCTACCACCACGGCGAGACCCTGCACGTCGTACGACGCGAGGACGGGACGCCCGACCACCTCGCGTGCGCGACCTTCGTCTACACCCGCACCCCCTACCCCGACGGTCCCTGA
- the gcvP gene encoding aminomethyl-transferring glycine dehydrogenase: MSEHRETLTDLLRPRPFAERHVGPDDQQLTEMLKALGVSSLEALMDDAVPARIRAGALDLPPAASEADTARELREIAAENNPLVPMIGLGYHGTVTPPVVRRNVLEDPSWYTAYTPYQPEISQGRLEALINFQTVVADLTGLKTSNASLLDEGTAAAEAMTLVRRADRKASGPFVVDADALPQTIAVVQTRAAAMNLEVVVADLAQGLPDGELSGVLVQYPGASGRVLDPRPVIEAAHERGALAVVAADLLALTLLESPGELGADVAVGSSQRFGVPLFYGGPHAGFMAVREGLERHLPGRLVGVSVDAAGRPAYRLALQTREQHIRRDRATSNICTAQVLLAVVAAMYAVHHGPDGLRSIARSVHAQAVALADALREGGVEVVHAEFFDTVLATVPGRAAEVVAAAREAGVHVRHVDADHVGLSTSEVTDAAVLDRVLGAFGVATDAAGSVGDATPGTALPHALLRETDFLTHEVFHSHRSETSMLRYLRRLSARDYALDRGMIPLGSCTMKLNATTEMEPVSLPGFADLHPFAPAEDARGYHRLIDQLEGWLAAVTGYDEVSIQPNAGSQGELAGLMAIRGYHQAGGHGERDVCLIPSSAHGTNAASAVMAGMRVVVVKSAADGAVDMDDLRAQCEAHRDDLAAIMVTYPSTHGAYEDTISELCEVVHEAGGQVYVDGANLNALLGYAKPGEFGGDVSHLNLHKTFCIPHGGGGPGVGPVGVRAHLAPYLPSHPAHPVAERRDGIGPISAAPYGSAGILPISWAYVRMMGAEGLTHATAVAVLAANYVASRLEDHFPVLYRGHHSHVAHECILDVRGITKASGVTIDDVAKRLVDYGFHAPTMSFPVAGTLMVEPTESEDLAELDRFCDAMIAIRGEIARVEAGEWTPEDSPLRGAPHTAAAVLASEGDRAYSAEVALFPTGPDPDKYWPPVSRIDQAYGDRNLACSCPPLEAFE; this comes from the coding sequence ATGTCAGAGCACCGCGAGACCCTCACCGACCTGCTGCGTCCCCGGCCCTTCGCCGAGCGCCACGTCGGGCCCGACGACCAGCAGCTGACCGAGATGCTCAAGGCGCTCGGCGTCAGCAGCCTCGAGGCGCTGATGGACGACGCCGTGCCCGCGCGCATCCGCGCCGGGGCGCTCGACCTCCCGCCCGCTGCCTCCGAGGCCGACACGGCCCGCGAGCTGCGCGAGATCGCGGCCGAGAACAACCCGCTCGTGCCGATGATCGGGCTGGGCTACCACGGCACGGTCACACCGCCCGTCGTACGCCGCAACGTGCTGGAGGACCCCTCCTGGTACACCGCCTACACGCCCTACCAGCCCGAGATCAGCCAGGGCCGGCTCGAGGCGCTGATCAACTTCCAGACCGTGGTGGCCGACCTCACCGGGCTGAAGACGTCCAACGCCTCGCTGCTCGACGAGGGCACCGCCGCCGCCGAGGCGATGACGCTCGTGCGCCGCGCCGACCGCAAGGCCAGCGGGCCCTTCGTCGTCGACGCCGACGCCCTGCCGCAGACCATCGCCGTGGTGCAGACCCGCGCCGCCGCGATGAACCTCGAGGTCGTCGTCGCCGACCTGGCGCAGGGCCTGCCCGACGGGGAGCTGTCGGGGGTGCTGGTGCAGTACCCCGGCGCCTCGGGCCGCGTGCTCGACCCCCGGCCGGTCATCGAGGCCGCCCACGAGCGCGGCGCGCTGGCCGTGGTCGCCGCCGACCTGCTGGCGCTGACGCTGCTGGAGTCGCCGGGCGAGCTCGGCGCCGACGTCGCCGTCGGGTCGTCCCAGCGCTTCGGCGTCCCGCTGTTCTACGGCGGCCCGCACGCCGGCTTCATGGCCGTGCGCGAGGGGCTGGAGCGCCACCTGCCCGGGCGGTTGGTCGGCGTCTCGGTCGACGCGGCCGGCCGGCCGGCGTACCGCCTGGCGCTGCAGACCCGGGAGCAGCACATCCGCCGCGACCGGGCGACCTCCAACATCTGCACGGCGCAGGTGCTGCTCGCCGTCGTCGCCGCGATGTACGCCGTGCACCACGGTCCCGACGGGCTGCGCTCGATCGCCCGGTCGGTCCACGCCCAGGCCGTGGCCCTGGCCGACGCGCTGCGCGAGGGCGGCGTCGAGGTCGTGCACGCCGAGTTCTTCGACACCGTCCTGGCGACGGTGCCGGGCCGGGCCGCCGAGGTCGTGGCCGCCGCCCGCGAGGCGGGCGTGCACGTGCGTCACGTCGACGCCGACCACGTCGGGCTCTCGACCTCCGAGGTGACCGACGCGGCCGTGCTCGACCGCGTGCTCGGCGCGTTCGGGGTCGCGACCGACGCAGCGGGCTCGGTCGGCGACGCCACCCCGGGCACCGCGCTCCCGCACGCGCTGCTGCGCGAGACCGACTTCCTGACCCACGAGGTGTTCCACAGCCACCGCTCCGAGACCTCGATGCTGCGCTACCTGCGGCGTCTCTCGGCCCGCGACTACGCGCTCGACCGCGGCATGATCCCGCTGGGCTCGTGCACCATGAAGCTCAACGCGACCACCGAGATGGAGCCGGTGAGCCTGCCCGGGTTCGCCGACCTGCACCCGTTCGCACCGGCCGAGGACGCCCGCGGCTACCACCGCCTCATCGACCAGCTCGAGGGCTGGCTCGCGGCCGTCACCGGCTACGACGAGGTGTCGATCCAGCCCAACGCCGGCTCGCAGGGCGAGCTGGCCGGGCTGATGGCGATCCGCGGCTACCACCAGGCCGGCGGCCACGGCGAGCGCGACGTCTGCCTGATCCCGTCCTCGGCCCACGGCACCAACGCGGCCTCGGCCGTGATGGCCGGCATGCGGGTGGTCGTGGTGAAGTCGGCCGCCGACGGCGCGGTCGACATGGACGACCTCCGGGCGCAGTGCGAGGCGCACCGCGACGACCTGGCCGCGATCATGGTCACCTACCCCTCGACCCACGGCGCCTACGAGGACACCATCTCCGAGCTGTGCGAGGTCGTGCACGAGGCGGGCGGCCAGGTCTACGTCGACGGTGCCAACCTCAACGCGCTCCTCGGCTACGCCAAGCCGGGCGAGTTCGGCGGCGACGTGTCCCACCTCAACCTGCACAAGACCTTCTGCATCCCCCACGGCGGTGGCGGCCCGGGCGTGGGTCCGGTCGGCGTGCGCGCCCACCTGGCGCCGTACCTGCCCAGCCACCCGGCCCACCCCGTCGCCGAGCGTCGCGACGGCATCGGCCCGATCAGCGCCGCGCCGTACGGCTCGGCCGGGATCCTGCCGATCTCGTGGGCCTACGTGCGGATGATGGGCGCCGAGGGGCTCACCCACGCCACCGCGGTGGCGGTGCTGGCGGCCAACTACGTCGCCTCGCGGCTCGAGGACCACTTCCCGGTGCTCTACCGCGGCCACCACTCCCACGTCGCGCACGAGTGCATCCTCGACGTCCGCGGCATCACCAAGGCCAGTGGCGTCACCATCGACGACGTGGCCAAGCGGCTGGTCGACTACGGCTTCCACGCCCCGACCATGAGCTTCCCGGTCGCCGGCACCCTGATGGTCGAGCCGACCGAGAGCGAGGACCTCGCCGAGCTCGACCGGTTCTGCGACGCCATGATCGCCATCCGGGGCGAGATCGCCCGGGTCGAGGCGGGGGAGTGGACGCCCGAGGACTCCCCGCTGCGCGGCGCGCCGCACACCGCGGCGGCGGTCCTGGCCTCCGAGGGCGACCGGGCGTACTCCGCCGAGGTCGCGCTGTTCCCGACCGGCCCGGACCCCGACAAGTACTGGCCGCCGGTGAGCCGGATCGACCAGGCCTACGGCGACCGCAACCTCGCCTGCTCCTGCCCGCCGCTGGAGGCCTTCGAGTGA
- a CDS encoding MerR family transcriptional regulator, with the protein MGTTSDGGSTAGHDQQAEQAALEAALDATEQGLLFDDDVSTLDKDLGYRGPTACNAAGITYRQLDYWARTGLVEPTVRGATGSGTQRLYSFRDILILKIIKRLLDAGISLQQIRTAVSHLRARGTDDLTRVTLMSDGASVYECTSNDEVIDLLQGGQGVFGIAIGGVWREIEGSLAELPSERTAAEESVEDTAADELAQRRKARQTG; encoded by the coding sequence GTGGGCACGACGTCAGACGGCGGTTCGACCGCAGGTCACGACCAGCAGGCCGAGCAGGCAGCCCTCGAGGCGGCGCTCGACGCCACCGAGCAGGGCCTCCTCTTCGACGACGACGTCTCCACGCTCGACAAGGACCTCGGCTACCGCGGCCCCACCGCGTGCAACGCGGCCGGCATCACCTACCGCCAGCTCGACTACTGGGCCCGCACCGGCCTCGTCGAGCCCACCGTCCGCGGCGCCACCGGCTCGGGCACGCAGCGGCTCTACAGCTTCCGCGACATCCTGATCCTCAAGATCATCAAGCGGCTGCTCGACGCCGGCATCTCGCTGCAGCAGATCCGCACCGCGGTCTCGCACCTGCGCGCCCGCGGCACCGACGACCTGACCCGCGTCACCCTGATGAGCGACGGCGCCAGCGTCTACGAGTGCACCAGCAACGACGAGGTCATCGACCTGCTGCAGGGTGGCCAGGGCGTCTTCGGCATCGCCATCGGGGGAGTGTGGCGCGAGATCGAGGGCTCGCTCGCCGAGCTGCCCTCGGAGCGCACCGCCGCCGAGGAGAGCGTCGAGGACACCGCCGCCGACGAGCTCGCGCAGCGCCGCAAGGCCCGCCAGACCGGCTGA
- a CDS encoding bifunctional nuclease family protein has translation MREVEVVGVRVEMPSNTPIVLLRETDGERYLPIWIGAVEATAIAFAQQGVVPPRPLTHDLLRDVLQATGNEVDEIRITEMQDNVFYATLVLTSGVEVSARPSDSIALALRTGSRIVCAEELLDEAGILVPDEQEDEVEKFREFLDHVTPEDFEQGQA, from the coding sequence GTGCGCGAGGTCGAGGTAGTCGGGGTCAGGGTCGAGATGCCGTCCAACACACCCATCGTCCTGCTCAGGGAGACCGACGGCGAGCGCTACCTCCCGATCTGGATCGGGGCGGTGGAGGCCACCGCGATCGCGTTCGCCCAGCAGGGCGTCGTGCCGCCGCGGCCGCTGACCCACGACCTGCTGCGCGACGTGCTCCAGGCGACCGGCAACGAGGTCGACGAGATCCGCATCACCGAGATGCAGGACAACGTCTTCTACGCCACCCTCGTGCTCACCTCCGGTGTCGAGGTCTCGGCCCGTCCGTCCGACTCGATCGCCCTGGCGCTGCGCACCGGGTCGCGGATCGTGTGCGCCGAGGAGCTGCTCGACGAGGCCGGCATCCTGGTGCCGGACGAGCAGGAGGACGAGGTCGAGAAGTTCCGCGAGTTCCTCGACCACGTCACCCCCGAGGACTTCGAGCAGGGCCAGGCCTGA
- a CDS encoding MerR family transcriptional regulator, whose translation MRQTARITIGQAVADLKAEFPDVDIKESKIRHLENEGLVEPERTPSGYRKYSTDDMEKLRYIIRAQREHYLPLKVIREHLDALDRGLEPPAPGGSPSIPVGLLANPAPGVESLLGNQHDVRISRRELVKTADITEELLDQLETFGLVRPRTGSKHYDADALVIAKVAGELAAYGLEPRHLRAFKTSADREIGLVEQVVSPIRRSREAGAEGRAHQTMDELAVLSVRFHAALVKAGLRSLR comes from the coding sequence GTGCGGCAGACGGCCCGCATCACGATCGGTCAGGCGGTCGCCGACCTCAAGGCGGAGTTCCCGGACGTCGACATCAAGGAGTCGAAGATCCGGCACCTGGAGAACGAGGGCCTGGTCGAGCCCGAGCGGACGCCCTCGGGCTACCGCAAGTACTCCACCGACGACATGGAGAAGCTGCGCTATATCATCCGGGCGCAGCGCGAGCACTACCTGCCGCTCAAGGTGATCCGCGAGCACCTCGACGCGCTCGACCGCGGGCTGGAGCCTCCCGCCCCCGGCGGCTCGCCCAGCATCCCGGTGGGCCTGCTGGCCAACCCGGCGCCGGGCGTGGAGTCGCTGCTGGGCAACCAGCACGACGTACGCATCTCCCGGCGCGAGCTGGTCAAGACCGCCGACATCACCGAGGAGCTGCTCGACCAGCTCGAGACCTTCGGCCTGGTCAGGCCCCGCACCGGCTCCAAGCACTATGACGCCGACGCTCTGGTGATCGCCAAGGTCGCGGGCGAGCTGGCGGCGTACGGCCTGGAGCCGCGGCACCTGCGCGCCTTCAAGACCTCGGCCGACCGCGAGATCGGCCTGGTCGAGCAGGTGGTCTCCCCGATCCGCCGCAGCCGCGAGGCCGGCGCGGAGGGTCGTGCGCACCAGACGATGGACGAGCTGGCGGTGCTCTCGGTCCGCTTCCACGCGGCGCTGGTCAAGGCCGGGCTCCGCTCCCTGCGCTGA
- a CDS encoding FHA domain-containing protein — protein sequence MPFCSQCGSENSSNARFCSQCGTPLAGAAAPAPSGPAGAEPVAHDSTQTITFGGPTPKPDADERGSLAPADAAAVDALPAGSALLVVQRGAGAGSRYLLDRDLSTVGRHPESEIFLDDITVSRRHVEFRRTGDGFRVHDVGSLNGTYLNGDRVDDALLQNGDEVRIGKFRLIFFASDAGDTRVG from the coding sequence ATGCCCTTCTGCTCGCAGTGCGGGAGCGAGAACTCCTCCAACGCGCGGTTCTGCTCGCAGTGCGGCACGCCGCTGGCCGGTGCTGCCGCGCCTGCCCCCTCCGGCCCCGCCGGAGCGGAGCCGGTCGCGCACGACTCGACGCAGACGATCACCTTCGGCGGTCCGACGCCCAAGCCCGACGCCGACGAGCGCGGCTCGCTGGCGCCGGCCGACGCCGCTGCGGTCGACGCGCTCCCCGCGGGCAGCGCCCTGCTGGTGGTCCAGCGCGGCGCCGGGGCCGGGTCGCGCTACCTGCTCGACCGCGACCTCTCCACCGTCGGTCGGCACCCGGAGAGCGAGATCTTCCTCGACGACATCACCGTCTCGCGGCGCCACGTGGAGTTCCGCCGGACCGGCGACGGCTTCCGGGTGCACGACGTGGGCAGCCTCAACGGCACCTACCTCAACGGCGACCGGGTCGACGACGCGCTGCTCCAGAACGGCGACGAGGTCCGGATCGGCAAGTTCCGGCTCATCTTCTTCGCCAGCGACGCCGGCGACACCCGGGTCGGCTGA
- the gcvH gene encoding glycine cleavage system protein GcvH, with protein MYPDDLKYTSEHEWLREPGQSDGSVRVGITEYAQDALGDIVFVQLPEVGETVTAGAVVGELESTKSVSEVYAPLGGEVVARNEALDATPELVNTDPYGEGWLFEIRADDTGAADLMDAAAYQETLEG; from the coding sequence TTGTACCCCGATGACCTGAAGTACACCTCCGAGCACGAGTGGCTCCGCGAGCCCGGCCAGAGCGACGGCTCGGTCCGCGTCGGCATCACCGAGTACGCCCAGGACGCGCTCGGCGACATCGTCTTCGTGCAGCTGCCCGAGGTGGGCGAGACCGTCACCGCCGGCGCGGTGGTGGGGGAGCTGGAGTCCACCAAGTCGGTCAGTGAGGTCTACGCCCCGCTCGGTGGCGAGGTCGTGGCCCGCAACGAGGCGCTGGACGCCACCCCCGAGCTGGTCAACACCGATCCCTACGGCGAGGGCTGGCTGTTCGAGATCCGCGCCGACGACACCGGCGCGGCCGACCTCATGGACGCGGCCGCCTACCAGGAGACGCTCGAGGGCTGA
- a CDS encoding DUF881 domain-containing protein, translating to MPEEQPGRTRSGTEQPARPQTGRDRLLGSLRRPSRGQAIAGVLVGLLGFAAVTQVRVAGQDDDYDGLREAELVQALNGLQAASRRAERDISSLEETRDRLNSSSERRSAAVEQARTEIATLGVLAGTTAATGPGIRITVEDPRGTLNLNHLLDGIEELRNAGVEAVEINDQVRVVAQTSFEDDDAGIRVDGVVLGAPYVIDAIGSPDTLAGALSFSDGFIDDVEDDGGSVRVQKVDEVEVSVTLRPAAPRYAEPVPGQ from the coding sequence ATGCCTGAGGAGCAGCCCGGCCGCACCCGGTCCGGGACCGAGCAGCCCGCCCGGCCGCAGACCGGGCGCGACCGGCTGCTCGGCTCGCTGCGCCGGCCCAGCCGCGGCCAGGCCATCGCGGGGGTGCTCGTGGGTCTGCTCGGCTTCGCCGCGGTCACGCAGGTGCGGGTGGCCGGGCAGGACGACGACTACGACGGCCTCCGCGAGGCCGAGCTGGTGCAGGCCCTCAACGGGCTCCAGGCCGCCTCGCGGCGGGCCGAGCGCGACATCTCCTCGTTGGAGGAGACCCGCGACCGGCTCAACAGCTCCTCGGAGCGCCGCAGCGCCGCCGTCGAGCAGGCCCGCACCGAGATCGCCACGCTCGGCGTGCTGGCCGGCACCACGGCCGCGACCGGGCCCGGCATCCGGATCACCGTCGAGGACCCCCGCGGCACGCTCAACCTCAACCACCTCCTCGACGGCATCGAGGAGCTGCGCAACGCCGGGGTCGAGGCCGTCGAGATCAACGACCAGGTCCGGGTGGTCGCGCAGACCAGCTTCGAGGACGACGACGCCGGGATCCGGGTCGACGGGGTGGTGCTCGGTGCGCCGTACGTCATCGACGCGATCGGCAGCCCCGACACCCTCGCCGGGGCCCTCAGCTTCTCCGACGGGTTCATCGACGACGTCGAGGACGACGGCGGCAGCGTGCGGGTCCAGAAGGTCGACGAGGTCGAGGTCAGCGTGACCCTGCGTCCCGCCGCTCCCCGCTACGCCGAGCCGGTGCCCGGGCAGTAG
- a CDS encoding small basic family protein — MIAILGLVVGVLLGLWLTPDVPLAFEPYLPIAVVAALDAVFGAFRAFLDGIFDDKVFVISFVSNVLIAAVIVFLGDQLGVGAQLSTGVVVVLGIRIFSNVAAIRRHLFHA, encoded by the coding sequence GTGATCGCGATCCTCGGACTCGTCGTGGGGGTCCTGCTCGGGCTGTGGCTCACCCCCGACGTACCCCTGGCCTTCGAGCCCTACCTGCCGATCGCCGTGGTGGCCGCGCTCGACGCCGTGTTCGGCGCCTTCCGTGCCTTCCTCGACGGCATCTTCGACGACAAGGTGTTCGTGATCTCGTTCGTCAGCAACGTGCTGATCGCGGCCGTCATCGTCTTCCTCGGCGACCAGCTCGGCGTCGGCGCCCAGCTCTCGACCGGCGTCGTGGTCGTGCTCGGCATCCGGATCTTCTCCAACGTCGCCGCCATCCGGCGCCACCTCTTCCATGCCTGA